The proteins below are encoded in one region of Ostrea edulis chromosome 3, xbOstEdul1.1, whole genome shotgun sequence:
- the LOC125667383 gene encoding baculoviral IAP repeat-containing protein 7-B-like isoform X3 — protein sequence MLVLLFPVLILIVILAIFCEQIRKSQFGKYIRRSHEMKNHVISLLSPGFHLQNGIQLHSNHISVYPTSEQPNTLDTYFSACIDSGNVVNEMRYEWLRLRSFSTFPLSFPISLSPIRLARSGFYFTGRNQECVCFSCGIHNSNWTGNNVTEIHRQLSPNCRHLQGRHDTNIPIGSRESYQSHELHSETNSCTGNNEHNSCRGNNEHVSDAQQSHDINSPNRTNHQNHTAPNSQTNGFNDTLEPLGVVIDRPRYPNYSVLATRISSYQQWPSHLTQTPRDLSTAGFFYVGYNDNVRCFFCGGGLRNWESGDDAWVEHARWFPKCPFSIQNRGQDFVTLVQSVQEEESEDIPPQEQTEHVRDIEQLPAAREIRHMGYTWGTIREAYQHLNRNRADVSTAEVIEEILAGDIPASSSEPVVNDNQDIPPVTSVDPSFHNRNENNEIRSLREENRKLREERLCRICMEEDIAIAFLPCGHLCCCTHCAPAMRKCPICRASINVAVKTFPA from the exons ATGTTGGTGTTGTTGTTTCCCGTGTTAATTCTTATCGTTATACTTGCGATATTTTGTGAGCAAATAAGAAAATCACAGTTTGGAAAGTACATTAGAAGATCCcatgaaatgaaaaatcatGTAATTTCATTACTGTCTCCTGGTTTCCATCTTCAGAATGGCATTCAGCTCCATTCCAATCATATTAGCGTGTATCCAACTTCCGAGCAACCAAACACGTTGGACACATACTTCAGTGCTTGTATTGACAGCGGGAATGTTGTCAATGAAATGCGTTATGAATGGCTCCGATTGCGGTCATTTTCCACATTCCCCCTATCATTTCCCATATCTTTGAGTCCAATACGACTTGCTCGGTCTGGGTTTTATTTCACTGGGAGAAACCAAGaatgtgtttgtttttcatgCGGAATACACAATTCTAATTGGACAGGAAATAACGTTACAGAAATTCACAGACAACTATCTCCAAACTGTCGCCACTTGCAAGGACGTCATGACACAAACATACCAATCGGATCAAGAGAGAGTTACCAGTCTCACGAGTTACATTCCGAGACTAACTCATGTACAGGTAACAACGAACACAACTCATGTAGAGGTAACAACGAACACGTGAGTGATGCACAACAAAGTCATGATATAAATTCGCCAAATCGAACGAACCATCAAAACCATACAGCACCCAATTCACAAACTAATGGTTTCAACGACACTTTAGAGCCCCTTGGAGTAGTAATAGATAGGCCGAGATATCCCAACTATTCCGTTCTGGCTACCAGGATCAGTAGTTACCAACAATGGCCGTCACATCTGACACAGACACCGAGGGATTTAAGCACTGCAGGCTTCTTTTATGTTGGTTATAACGACAACGTCCGCTGTTTCTTTTGTGGAG GTGGATTGCGGAATTGGGAATCTGGCGATGATGCCTGGGTGGAACACGCCCGATGGTTTCCGAAATGCCCTTTCTCAATTCAGAATCGTGGTCAGGATTTTGTAACACTTGTACAGAGTGTTCAGGAGGAAGAATCGGAAGATATACCACCACAAGAACAGACAGAACACGTGAGAGACATCGAGCAACTTCCGGCTGCTCGAGAAATCCGGCATATGGGGTACACGTGGGGCACGATTAGGGAAGCCTATCAACACTTGAATAGAAATAGAGCAG ACGTGTCAACAGCTGAAGTGATCGAGGAAATCCTGGCAGGAGACATCCCTGCATCATCATCTGAGCCAGTAGTGAATGATAATCAGGATATTCCTCCAGTAACTTCTGTTGATCCTTCCTTTCACAATAGAAACGAAAATA acGAAATTCGGTCACTGAGGGAAGAAAATCGAAAACTGAGAGAGGAGAGACTCTGTCGG ATTTGCATGGAAGAGGACATCGCGATCGCTTTTCTTCCCTGTGGACATCTATGCTGTTGTACCCACTGTGCACCAGCGATGCGCAAATGTCCCATCTGCCGGGCGTCCATCAATGTGGCTGTGAAGACATTCCCGGCCTGA
- the LOC125667383 gene encoding E3 ubiquitin-protein ligase XIAP-like isoform X2, with the protein MLVLLFPVLILIVILAIFCEQIRKSQFGKYIRRSHEMKNHVISLLSPGFHLQNGIQLHSNHISVYPTSEQPNTLDTYFSACIDSGNVVNEMRYEWLRLRSFSTFPLSFPISLSPIRLARSGFYFTGRNQECVCFSCGIHNSNWTGNNVTEIHRQLSPNCRHLQGRHDTNIPIGSRESYQSHELHSETNSCTGNNEHNSCRGNNEHVSDAQQSHDINSPNRTNHQNHTAPNSQTNGFNDTLEPLGVVIDRPRYPNYSVLATRISSYQQWPSHLTQTPRDLSTAGFFYVGYNDNVRCFFCGGGLRNWESGDDAWVEHARWFPKCPFSIQNRGQDFVTLVQSVQEEESEDIPPQEQTEHVRDIEQLPAAREIRHMGYTWGTIREAYQHLNRNRADVSTAEVIEEILAGDIPASSSEPVVNDNQDIPPVTSVDPSFHNRNENNAADNFLATEMMDELGAMRLSDEIRSLREENRKLREERLCRICMEEDIAIAFLPCGHLCCCTHCAPAMRKCPICRASINVAVKTFPA; encoded by the exons ATGTTGGTGTTGTTGTTTCCCGTGTTAATTCTTATCGTTATACTTGCGATATTTTGTGAGCAAATAAGAAAATCACAGTTTGGAAAGTACATTAGAAGATCCcatgaaatgaaaaatcatGTAATTTCATTACTGTCTCCTGGTTTCCATCTTCAGAATGGCATTCAGCTCCATTCCAATCATATTAGCGTGTATCCAACTTCCGAGCAACCAAACACGTTGGACACATACTTCAGTGCTTGTATTGACAGCGGGAATGTTGTCAATGAAATGCGTTATGAATGGCTCCGATTGCGGTCATTTTCCACATTCCCCCTATCATTTCCCATATCTTTGAGTCCAATACGACTTGCTCGGTCTGGGTTTTATTTCACTGGGAGAAACCAAGaatgtgtttgtttttcatgCGGAATACACAATTCTAATTGGACAGGAAATAACGTTACAGAAATTCACAGACAACTATCTCCAAACTGTCGCCACTTGCAAGGACGTCATGACACAAACATACCAATCGGATCAAGAGAGAGTTACCAGTCTCACGAGTTACATTCCGAGACTAACTCATGTACAGGTAACAACGAACACAACTCATGTAGAGGTAACAACGAACACGTGAGTGATGCACAACAAAGTCATGATATAAATTCGCCAAATCGAACGAACCATCAAAACCATACAGCACCCAATTCACAAACTAATGGTTTCAACGACACTTTAGAGCCCCTTGGAGTAGTAATAGATAGGCCGAGATATCCCAACTATTCCGTTCTGGCTACCAGGATCAGTAGTTACCAACAATGGCCGTCACATCTGACACAGACACCGAGGGATTTAAGCACTGCAGGCTTCTTTTATGTTGGTTATAACGACAACGTCCGCTGTTTCTTTTGTGGAG GTGGATTGCGGAATTGGGAATCTGGCGATGATGCCTGGGTGGAACACGCCCGATGGTTTCCGAAATGCCCTTTCTCAATTCAGAATCGTGGTCAGGATTTTGTAACACTTGTACAGAGTGTTCAGGAGGAAGAATCGGAAGATATACCACCACAAGAACAGACAGAACACGTGAGAGACATCGAGCAACTTCCGGCTGCTCGAGAAATCCGGCATATGGGGTACACGTGGGGCACGATTAGGGAAGCCTATCAACACTTGAATAGAAATAGAGCAG ACGTGTCAACAGCTGAAGTGATCGAGGAAATCCTGGCAGGAGACATCCCTGCATCATCATCTGAGCCAGTAGTGAATGATAATCAGGATATTCCTCCAGTAACTTCTGTTGATCCTTCCTTTCACAATAGAAACGAAAATA ATGCAGCAGATAATTTTCTAGCGACAGAGATGATGGATGAattaggagctatgagattgagtG acGAAATTCGGTCACTGAGGGAAGAAAATCGAAAACTGAGAGAGGAGAGACTCTGTCGG ATTTGCATGGAAGAGGACATCGCGATCGCTTTTCTTCCCTGTGGACATCTATGCTGTTGTACCCACTGTGCACCAGCGATGCGCAAATGTCCCATCTGCCGGGCGTCCATCAATGTGGCTGTGAAGACATTCCCGGCCTGA